A region from the Brevibacterium paucivorans genome encodes:
- a CDS encoding NlpC/P60 family protein — translation MRIRTPLAALAVASVAVSTLGAPQNAQASTARPSVDEMPLTSVDEKGIDEPGARDSSNTTANAQNRSTRNLPGVFMAQSMGLGANSGGTSQPKEKPGLGGSKSDSTTPSQKPTPAQTPSPSQKPSPTQAPETTEPAMSGSAKDKTEDGVNIASISKVVNVPGGNPSVVGVSYTGHAKVTFEVRTKTGGSWGAWKEIDQENTGEGRPGTEPYVVAGASNIQMRVLGDTAASDAKLVLVDPKKTSGDAAAVAGNSPVPATAGEAAAGTNSNVTCDDNGCEGVENATNVAFAASNVSVGKVDKPPIASRKDWGANESLRKGNPDYAPKVKAAVVHHTAGSNNYSAGDVPGIIRGIYTFHTKGRGWADVGYNVLVDKYGRMWQGRAGDINRPVVGAHAQGFNSGTFGISVMGDYDKQAPSAEALNAVEHAIAWKLNGVDANGRANVNGRSIRAISAHRDVGDTDCPGDAFYARMGEIRSAVSKLQNGQNVQTPEKNEPQQENLTPIQKAYKGNETALGQPRGNEHKWGDGYVQNYDRGFITWTQQTGAVILRDGMAHAWWRNRDDIGLPTQNEKPLQHGSYQSFQRGAVHWSPNNGAHATWGVIWKYWKDKGFERGHMGFPTSDVTKSDGQLEQRFEGARVQHTDGFGTVEYAPGPAVRGGANDQNPQPEPERSEAPQQDNKPDEKAEEKSKDKAEDKPKDKPKEKPKKKSTDDIRREMIKEARKGLGTPYVWGGNTPNGWDCSGYTRYVYNKIGIKIPRHSSAQMRAGRIVSEKEAKPGDIIWAPGHVGIVSDKKGKMLDAGSRRTNTSERSYDWMKRRGAKFVRYLDD, via the coding sequence ATGAGAATAAGAACGCCCTTAGCGGCGCTAGCCGTCGCATCCGTAGCGGTCAGTACACTTGGTGCGCCGCAGAACGCACAGGCTTCAACAGCGCGTCCAAGCGTGGACGAAATGCCACTTACAAGTGTTGATGAAAAAGGCATCGACGAACCTGGTGCGCGCGATTCTTCGAACACAACCGCGAACGCGCAGAATCGTAGTACACGCAACCTGCCCGGCGTCTTCATGGCGCAGAGCATGGGGCTCGGCGCAAACTCCGGCGGAACTTCACAACCCAAGGAAAAGCCGGGTCTAGGCGGCTCAAAGAGCGATTCAACGACACCTTCACAAAAACCAACGCCGGCTCAAACGCCAAGCCCTTCTCAGAAGCCGTCTCCTACTCAGGCCCCTGAAACCACCGAGCCTGCGATGAGCGGATCAGCGAAGGACAAAACCGAAGACGGTGTCAACATCGCTTCGATTTCCAAGGTTGTTAACGTTCCTGGTGGCAACCCCTCGGTTGTGGGTGTTTCCTACACGGGCCACGCCAAGGTGACCTTCGAGGTACGCACCAAGACCGGTGGATCATGGGGTGCTTGGAAAGAAATCGACCAAGAGAACACGGGTGAAGGTCGCCCGGGAACCGAACCATACGTGGTTGCTGGAGCTTCAAACATCCAGATGCGTGTCCTTGGGGATACGGCCGCATCCGATGCAAAGCTCGTCCTGGTTGACCCAAAGAAAACTTCTGGTGACGCAGCAGCCGTCGCTGGCAACTCTCCCGTTCCTGCGACTGCCGGGGAAGCAGCCGCAGGCACCAACTCGAACGTGACATGCGACGACAACGGTTGCGAAGGCGTTGAAAACGCGACGAACGTCGCATTCGCAGCATCCAACGTGTCGGTTGGAAAAGTCGACAAACCACCGATTGCAAGCCGTAAGGACTGGGGAGCCAACGAGAGCCTGCGCAAGGGCAACCCTGACTATGCCCCTAAGGTCAAAGCGGCAGTGGTTCACCACACCGCCGGATCCAACAACTACTCTGCAGGCGATGTTCCTGGAATCATTCGCGGTATCTACACGTTCCACACCAAGGGACGTGGCTGGGCCGATGTGGGTTACAACGTGCTCGTCGACAAGTACGGTCGCATGTGGCAGGGACGTGCCGGTGACATCAACCGTCCTGTCGTTGGTGCGCACGCACAGGGGTTTAACTCCGGAACATTTGGTATTTCGGTCATGGGTGACTACGACAAGCAAGCACCTAGCGCCGAAGCTCTGAACGCAGTTGAACATGCTATCGCGTGGAAGCTTAACGGAGTCGACGCGAACGGACGAGCAAATGTCAACGGTCGTTCAATCCGTGCGATCTCCGCACACCGCGATGTGGGAGACACAGACTGCCCCGGTGACGCTTTCTACGCTCGGATGGGAGAAATCCGTAGCGCAGTTTCCAAACTGCAGAATGGTCAGAACGTTCAAACCCCTGAAAAGAACGAACCTCAGCAAGAAAACTTGACCCCCATTCAAAAGGCATACAAAGGCAATGAAACGGCCCTTGGACAGCCACGAGGTAACGAACACAAATGGGGCGACGGCTACGTTCAGAACTACGACCGTGGTTTCATCACCTGGACTCAACAAACCGGTGCGGTGATTCTACGCGACGGCATGGCGCATGCCTGGTGGCGCAACCGTGACGACATTGGCTTGCCTACCCAGAACGAAAAGCCACTTCAGCACGGTTCTTACCAGTCTTTCCAGCGTGGCGCTGTCCACTGGTCGCCTAACAACGGAGCGCACGCTACGTGGGGCGTCATCTGGAAGTACTGGAAGGACAAGGGCTTCGAGCGTGGCCACATGGGCTTCCCTACGTCTGACGTGACGAAGTCCGATGGGCAGCTGGAACAGCGCTTCGAAGGTGCTCGCGTACAGCACACCGATGGGTTTGGGACGGTGGAATACGCACCCGGCCCAGCGGTGCGCGGAGGGGCCAACGACCAGAATCCGCAACCTGAACCGGAGCGTTCGGAGGCACCTCAGCAGGACAACAAGCCGGATGAAAAGGCTGAAGAAAAGTCCAAGGACAAGGCTGAGGACAAGCCGAAAGACAAGCCCAAGGAAAAGCCAAAAAAGAAATCGACTGACGACATTCGTCGCGAGATGATCAAGGAGGCTAGAAAGGGCCTAGGTACTCCGTACGTGTGGGGCGGAAACACTCCGAACGGATGGGACTGCTCCGGCTACACCCGCTACGTGTACAACAAGATCGGCATCAAGATTCCACGTCACTCAAGTGCACAGATGCGCGCTGGCCGTATTGTTTCAGAGAAGGAAGCAAAGCCAGGCGACATTATCTGGGCGCCAGGTCACGTGGGGATCGTCTCCGACAAGAAGGGCAAGATGCTGGACGCTGGTTCGCGGAGGACGAACACGTCCGAACGTAGCTACGACTGGATGAAGAGGCGCGGAGCGAAATTCGTCCGTTACTTGGACGACTAA
- a CDS encoding GtrA family protein, with translation MKFRRETLRVAKFSAVGTVAFIVDFLVFNLLRLEVFHLGPVWAKIISVIMATTVSWLGSRYWTFTDGRNKSKTKEAVYFFSVNGAGLLIALACLWVSHYLLGFRSALADNISGNVVGVLLGNVFRYFMYRFFVFKPAPKRQRLDV, from the coding sequence ATGAAGTTTCGCCGTGAAACGTTGCGGGTCGCCAAGTTTTCGGCAGTGGGCACCGTTGCGTTCATCGTGGACTTCTTAGTGTTCAATCTTTTGCGTTTGGAGGTCTTTCACTTGGGCCCGGTGTGGGCCAAGATCATTTCCGTGATCATGGCGACGACGGTGTCGTGGCTGGGTTCAAGGTACTGGACGTTCACGGATGGCCGGAATAAGTCCAAGACTAAAGAGGCCGTCTATTTCTTTTCCGTGAACGGGGCTGGCCTGCTGATTGCTTTGGCGTGCTTGTGGGTGTCGCACTATCTGCTGGGGTTCCGTTCAGCGCTGGCTGACAACATTTCCGGCAACGTGGTGGGCGTGTTGCTGGGGAATGTGTTCCGCTACTTTATGTACCGCTTCTTCGTATTCAAACCCGCACCTAAGCGACAACGCCTGGACGTCTAG
- the purE gene encoding 5-(carboxyamino)imidazole ribonucleotide mutase, producing MTVGIVMGSDSDWPVMSAAADVLSELGIDFTAEVVSAHRMPHDMIEWGSSAAERGLRVIIAGAGGAAHLPGMIASVTSLPVIGVPVPLKYLDGMDSLLSIVQMPGGVPVATVSIGGAKNAGLLAARILASGADDEANALRARLDTYREDLYTQARDKGRALTEKLEGTQKEPHV from the coding sequence ATGACTGTAGGAATCGTGATGGGGTCCGATTCGGACTGGCCCGTCATGTCGGCTGCCGCTGATGTGCTCAGTGAGTTGGGAATCGATTTCACCGCCGAGGTCGTGTCAGCTCACCGTATGCCCCACGACATGATCGAGTGGGGGAGTAGCGCGGCTGAACGTGGACTCCGGGTCATCATTGCCGGCGCCGGAGGAGCTGCTCACCTGCCGGGAATGATTGCGTCCGTGACAAGCCTGCCCGTTATTGGTGTTCCAGTCCCGCTGAAATACCTCGACGGTATGGATTCGCTTCTATCGATCGTGCAAATGCCAGGGGGAGTGCCCGTGGCAACTGTGTCGATTGGTGGAGCGAAGAACGCCGGGTTGCTCGCTGCCCGTATTCTTGCCTCAGGTGCAGATGACGAAGCGAACGCACTGCGCGCTCGTCTCGACACATATCGTGAAGATCTGTACACCCAGGCGCGCGACAAAGGGCGGGCGCTCACTGAGAAGCTTGAAGGTACACAGAAGGAGCCTCATGTTTGA
- a CDS encoding 5-(carboxyamino)imidazole ribonucleotide synthase gives MTFPRVGVIGAGQLARMMAPAAEALGVHFHVLAESADGPATHVSSHVTVGDYTDYATLKQFASTVDVITFDHEHVPNEHLVRLIDEGINVHPGPHALQYAQNKLKMRAKIDELGLPNPRWAQIETVDDLGVFVREHGEAVLKTPTGGYDGHGVAFIRSEADLDTVSDWFGSGPLLAEQLIDFTRELAVMVGRSPSGQTAVWPVVATRQKDGICYEAVAPAPGLDAELSRTITQDVLTLAHALDVTGVMALEMFQTADGYLVNELAMRPHNTGHWTQDGSVTSQFEQHLRAVLDLPLGDPAPLAPYTAMGNVLGADRDDLYRAYLHVLAHDPRAKVHMYGKSVRPGRKLGHVNVTGEDPEDVARRALHAAEFIAGVDDNPWPNRTEKA, from the coding sequence GTGACTTTTCCACGAGTAGGTGTAATTGGAGCTGGACAGCTTGCGCGCATGATGGCGCCGGCAGCCGAAGCTCTTGGTGTTCATTTTCACGTTCTAGCCGAATCCGCTGACGGTCCGGCGACCCACGTGTCCTCACACGTCACAGTGGGCGACTACACGGACTACGCGACACTCAAACAGTTCGCCAGCACGGTGGATGTCATCACGTTTGACCACGAACACGTTCCCAATGAGCACTTGGTACGTCTCATTGACGAAGGAATCAACGTTCACCCCGGCCCGCACGCCCTGCAGTACGCGCAGAACAAGCTGAAAATGCGGGCCAAAATCGACGAGCTGGGGCTCCCGAACCCGCGCTGGGCGCAGATCGAAACTGTGGACGACCTCGGCGTGTTTGTGCGGGAGCACGGGGAAGCGGTTCTGAAAACCCCCACAGGTGGGTACGACGGGCACGGCGTGGCATTTATCCGCTCTGAAGCAGATCTCGATACCGTTTCCGACTGGTTTGGCTCAGGGCCCCTGTTAGCGGAACAACTGATCGACTTCACGCGTGAACTGGCAGTGATGGTGGGGCGCTCGCCTTCCGGGCAGACCGCCGTGTGGCCGGTTGTCGCAACCCGGCAAAAGGACGGGATTTGTTACGAGGCGGTCGCGCCGGCACCTGGCCTGGACGCAGAACTATCCCGAACCATCACGCAGGATGTTTTGACGCTGGCGCACGCGCTCGACGTCACCGGTGTCATGGCCCTCGAAATGTTCCAGACCGCAGACGGTTACCTGGTCAACGAGCTGGCCATGCGCCCGCACAACACCGGGCACTGGACACAAGACGGTTCGGTGACCAGCCAGTTTGAACAGCATCTGCGCGCAGTCTTGGATTTGCCACTCGGGGACCCTGCCCCGCTAGCGCCGTACACCGCTATGGGAAATGTTCTGGGTGCTGACCGCGACGACCTGTACCGCGCGTACCTTCACGTGCTTGCCCACGATCCGCGCGCAAAAGTCCACATGTACGGTAAGTCGGTGCGCCCAGGGCGCAAGCTGGGGCACGTGAATGTGACAGGGGAGGACCCCGAGGACGTTGCCCGTCGCGCTCTCCACGCCGCCGAATTCATTGCCGGGGTCGACGACAACCCTTGGCCCAATCGAACGGAGAAAGCATGA
- a CDS encoding LCP family protein: MSRQLKYVDPLRNPRFASEEVRNRRGWVLLLTSALIPGSVQTMLGNRKMGRFALRVTLVTWALLFVVLVLAIVRKQWLISLATSSFVLIPLMAFAVLLGVVWVLCLLDTVRLIRVASLGKRTRPVFLSAALVSVLVVGGAFTYGVTTLNSGRQLLNNIFNSRKVEKAVDGRYNIALLGSDAGKGRTGVRPDSLSVVSIDAKTGAAVSIGLPRNMQNVPFPKGSPLAKEYPNGYNCGDDCLLNAVYQLGEDNASLFPDDGPPAGVQATKQAMEGVTGLKIQYYAMIDLKGFEQLIDAMGGIKLTSHVRVPISSKTNKRTGKHGPPKGWIEPGENIHLDGYHALWYARSREFASDYERMTRQRCVQEAMLTQLDPATVLSRFQKIAGAAPNVVSTDVPRSQLDYFVDLAQKTRDHKLGKLNLSPPRVKPSHPDFDKAHSLVQEAIKKSEENAQKDKQGLGAPADVSYYAMGADTLAAPESNDDDAKDKEICEVK; encoded by the coding sequence GTGAGCAGACAGCTCAAGTACGTCGACCCTCTGCGAAATCCGCGCTTCGCTTCTGAAGAAGTTCGCAATCGGCGTGGTTGGGTGCTGTTGCTCACAAGCGCTCTTATTCCGGGCTCAGTCCAGACCATGCTGGGCAACCGGAAAATGGGGCGCTTTGCGCTCCGCGTGACCCTCGTTACGTGGGCACTCCTGTTCGTCGTTCTTGTTCTTGCGATTGTCCGCAAGCAGTGGCTCATCTCTTTGGCTACCAGCAGTTTCGTGTTGATACCGCTCATGGCATTTGCGGTGCTTTTGGGTGTTGTGTGGGTCCTGTGTCTGCTGGATACCGTTCGGCTAATACGTGTGGCGTCTCTGGGTAAACGAACGCGTCCGGTTTTTCTGTCAGCTGCCTTGGTCAGTGTGCTTGTTGTGGGAGGCGCTTTCACCTACGGTGTTACCACGCTGAACTCCGGTCGTCAGCTTCTGAATAACATTTTCAATTCGCGCAAAGTCGAAAAGGCCGTCGACGGTCGATACAACATTGCTCTATTGGGATCAGACGCAGGTAAAGGGCGAACCGGTGTCCGTCCAGACTCTCTGTCTGTTGTTTCTATTGATGCAAAAACTGGGGCTGCAGTATCGATCGGTTTGCCTCGCAACATGCAGAACGTTCCTTTCCCCAAGGGAAGTCCGTTGGCGAAGGAGTACCCCAACGGTTACAACTGTGGGGACGACTGCCTTCTCAACGCCGTCTACCAACTTGGCGAGGACAACGCGTCGCTGTTCCCTGACGACGGACCACCTGCGGGAGTTCAGGCGACCAAACAGGCCATGGAAGGTGTGACCGGCCTGAAAATTCAGTACTACGCCATGATCGACCTCAAGGGTTTCGAACAGCTCATCGATGCGATGGGCGGTATCAAGCTCACCAGCCATGTGCGCGTGCCTATCTCTTCCAAAACCAACAAACGGACAGGGAAACACGGGCCACCTAAAGGGTGGATCGAGCCTGGAGAGAACATTCACCTCGATGGTTACCACGCCCTGTGGTATGCGCGATCCCGTGAATTCGCATCTGACTACGAACGCATGACGCGCCAGCGGTGCGTACAAGAGGCAATGCTGACACAGCTGGATCCGGCCACTGTGCTTTCTCGATTCCAAAAAATTGCGGGCGCTGCGCCCAACGTGGTGTCGACAGACGTGCCACGGAGTCAGCTCGACTACTTCGTTGACCTCGCGCAAAAAACCCGTGACCACAAGTTGGGCAAACTGAACTTGAGCCCACCTCGCGTGAAACCGTCGCACCCCGACTTCGACAAAGCACACAGCCTCGTGCAGGAGGCGATTAAGAAGAGCGAAGAAAACGCTCAAAAAGACAAGCAGGGACTCGGTGCCCCCGCAGATGTGTCGTACTACGCGATGGGAGCAGATACGCTCGCAGCGCCCGAAAGTAACGACGATGATGCAAAAGACAAAGAGATCTGCGAAGTAAAGTAA
- a CDS encoding acyl-CoA dehydrogenase family protein yields the protein MFDLYKLSEEHEEIRAAVRDVVENKIAPFAAEVDADSRYPQEAHDALVATDFYAPHVGEEYGGVGADALATAIVIEEVARGCMSSSLIPAVNKLGSMPVIIGGGEEVKQAYLPRLARGEGFSYGLSEREAGSDTAGMKTRAVRDGDGWVLNGVKTWITNAGVSEFYTVMAVTDPEGKRGNNITAFVLEKGDEGFSFGEKERKLGIKGSPTRELFFEDCWIPDSRRVGEEGQGLKIALKTLDHTRVTIAAQAVGVAQGALDYAIDYVKERKQFGKRIADFQAIQFMVADMATKLEAARQLTYAAAAKSERNDDDLSFFGAAAKAYASDIAMEITTDAVQLLGGAGYVVDHPVERMMRDAKITQIYEGTNQVQRLVMGRKLLG from the coding sequence ATGTTTGATCTGTACAAGCTCAGCGAAGAACACGAAGAGATTCGTGCAGCAGTACGCGATGTTGTCGAAAACAAGATCGCGCCATTTGCAGCCGAAGTTGACGCCGACTCACGCTACCCACAAGAAGCTCACGATGCGTTGGTCGCAACCGATTTCTACGCTCCACACGTGGGCGAAGAATACGGAGGTGTGGGAGCAGACGCACTGGCCACCGCGATTGTGATCGAAGAAGTCGCCCGCGGTTGTATGTCGTCCTCGCTCATCCCGGCGGTGAACAAGCTGGGTTCAATGCCGGTCATCATTGGCGGTGGCGAAGAAGTCAAGCAGGCATACCTTCCGCGTTTGGCACGCGGCGAAGGCTTTAGCTACGGCCTGTCTGAACGTGAAGCTGGATCCGACACCGCTGGAATGAAGACGCGCGCAGTGCGCGACGGTGACGGTTGGGTGCTAAACGGTGTAAAAACGTGGATCACCAACGCAGGTGTCAGCGAGTTTTACACGGTCATGGCCGTGACTGACCCTGAAGGCAAGCGCGGAAACAACATCACGGCATTCGTGCTGGAAAAAGGCGACGAAGGCTTCAGCTTTGGCGAGAAGGAACGCAAGCTGGGCATCAAAGGTTCGCCTACGCGTGAACTGTTCTTCGAAGACTGCTGGATCCCGGATAGCCGCCGGGTTGGCGAAGAAGGACAGGGTCTGAAGATTGCGCTGAAGACTTTGGACCACACGCGCGTGACCATCGCCGCACAGGCTGTGGGAGTTGCACAGGGTGCGCTCGACTACGCAATCGACTATGTCAAGGAACGCAAGCAGTTCGGTAAGCGCATTGCTGATTTCCAAGCGATCCAGTTCATGGTCGCCGATATGGCAACCAAGCTCGAAGCGGCACGCCAGCTCACCTACGCCGCGGCAGCAAAGTCTGAACGAAACGATGACGACCTGAGCTTCTTCGGCGCTGCCGCAAAGGCGTACGCTTCCGACATCGCTATGGAAATCACCACGGATGCCGTTCAGCTTTTGGGTGGTGCCGGGTACGTGGTTGACCACCCAGTTGAGCGCATGATGCGTGACGCTAAGATCACCCAGATCTACGAAGGCACCAACCAGGTTCAGCGCTTGGTGATGGGCCGCAAACTGCTGGGCTAA